From Nicotiana tabacum cultivar K326 chromosome 15, ASM71507v2, whole genome shotgun sequence, the proteins below share one genomic window:
- the LOC142169811 gene encoding uncharacterized protein LOC142169811, producing the protein MNIVSWNIRGLNKVYKQREIKQYLRDNKVVLIAIIEDKVKQPMAEKTIQKISRNWKWTDNYVASNRGRIWILWDPGVLDFAIHSCSEQLITGKIIIHQSHKEFWMTVVYGLHTIEHIKAMWEELEQLHNELQGPWIAMRDYNAIQSFEDRYNGNPDMEVETRDFSDFLENTGMTELKTVGREFMWTNNHVYSRIDRALVNARWMMNMTQLKVVLQDSLFSDHTPVCVYFEHDHQPMPKPFKFFNNLAEHKEFQRLVKDTWEVSMLRPTMQRIWMRLKRLKKD; encoded by the coding sequence ATGAATATAGTATCATGGAATATTAGAGGCTTGAATAAAGTCTATAAACAAAGAGAAATAAAGCAGTATCTTAGAGACAATAAAGTAGTATTGATAGCAATAATTGAAGACAAGGTGAAACAACCTATGGCAGAGAAAACTATCCAAAAAATCTCTAGAAATTGGAAGTGGACAGATAATTATGTGGCTAGTAACAGAGGGAGAATATGGATCTTGTGGGATCCTGGAGTACTGGACTTTGCCATTCATAGTTGTTCTGAGCAGTTAATCACTGGGAAGATTATCATACACCAAAGTCATAAAGAATTCTGGATGACAGTAGTATATGGTTTGCATACCATTGAACATATAAAGGCCATGTGggaagagttggaacaactgcaTAATGAGCTACAGGGACCTTGGATTGCTATGAGAGACTATAATGCCATTCAAAGTTTTGAAGATAGGTATAATGGTAACCCTGATATGGAGGTAGAAACTAGAGACTTCTCTGATTTTCTAGAGAACACAGGAATGACAGAACTTAAAACAGTTGGCAGAGAATTTATGTGGACAAACAATCATGTATATAGCAGAATAGATAGAGCTTTAGTTAATGCTAGATGGATGATGAATATGACACAGTTAAAGGTGGTACTGCAGGATTCTCTCTTCTCTGATCATACCCCTGTTTGTGTTTACTTTGAACATGATCACCAACCTATGCCTAAACCATTCAAGTTCTTCAATAACCTAGCTGAGCATAAGGAGTTTCAAAGGCTAGTCAAAGATACCTGGGAAGTTAGCATGCTGAGGCCTACTATGCAAAGAATTTGGATGAGGTTAAAGAGGCTGAAAAAGGATTGA